In a single window of the Desulfovibrio mangrovi genome:
- the dnaG gene encoding DNA primase, with protein MSGRDYSAVREIKARLNLADLARRYMELRHVSGRWKGLCPFHQEKTPSFTINEHDGFFYCFGCHASGDLIDFYCRINGLEFREAIAQLAEEAGVELQEYKPDPRVQQDRDVRRQCLRMYDIARNHFTACLQSPKGTQCREYIAGRSMAPQIVEAFELGWAPDEWHSLGDALQAEGVTPEQGVESGLLSRNDRGNIYDRFRGRLIFPIKDLAGRVIAFGGRIIVKDEAKEQAKYINSSDTPIYKKGEHLYGLFQARRAITAQKRALLTEGYMDVLTLHQFGYENACGVLGTALTPEQVKRLGGFCSSIDLIFDGDEAGRKAALKSCEMILSRGMQCRVVLMPDGEDVDSLLQGQGTEAFEQQLQAAPDGVDYCMSTVSQWAPREVLEWVTKFLDSLVQPELRSFYISRLASGLGLDEADLRSTMAPKRPAATRYGIENGPGWHPEAGGRTAGGPAYAQRQGGKPNRQYQNRQGDRQGWSGAQAQAPAGRSGGPAGNRGGARRQPSVPQPPAVKPSLAVPLEETVLLFLVRYPHLQSVLEEHGGRELLQSPWAERLWEAVLEYGTGDVAMYLSGKEKEFWIRNRVESSVPAEKEQEELRDVCEFLERNRRQQQGQSLVAAMRHMKQGGEPDADMEFLRVLKESLGRSNGEY; from the coding sequence ATGAGCGGTCGGGACTATTCAGCAGTTCGGGAAATCAAGGCCCGTTTGAACCTCGCAGACTTGGCGCGGCGCTATATGGAGTTGCGGCATGTAAGCGGGCGCTGGAAAGGTCTGTGTCCGTTCCATCAGGAGAAGACCCCCTCGTTCACTATCAATGAACATGACGGGTTCTTTTATTGTTTCGGGTGCCATGCATCCGGCGACCTGATCGATTTTTACTGTCGGATCAATGGCCTCGAGTTTCGCGAAGCCATAGCCCAGCTGGCCGAAGAGGCCGGTGTGGAGCTTCAGGAATACAAGCCTGATCCGCGCGTGCAGCAGGATCGTGATGTCAGACGTCAGTGCCTGCGCATGTATGATATTGCACGGAATCATTTCACGGCTTGTCTGCAGTCTCCCAAGGGCACGCAGTGTCGTGAGTATATTGCAGGCCGCTCCATGGCGCCGCAGATTGTGGAAGCCTTTGAGCTTGGCTGGGCACCGGATGAATGGCATTCGCTGGGCGATGCTCTGCAAGCGGAAGGGGTTACCCCGGAGCAGGGCGTGGAATCCGGTCTGCTTTCCCGCAATGACCGTGGCAATATATATGATCGTTTCCGTGGCAGACTGATCTTTCCGATCAAGGATCTGGCAGGGCGGGTTATCGCGTTCGGCGGCCGCATCATCGTGAAGGATGAGGCCAAGGAACAGGCAAAGTACATCAACAGCAGCGATACGCCCATCTACAAGAAAGGTGAGCACCTTTACGGACTGTTTCAGGCGCGCAGAGCCATTACTGCCCAGAAGCGCGCGTTGCTCACCGAAGGGTACATGGACGTTCTCACCCTGCATCAGTTCGGTTACGAGAATGCCTGCGGGGTGCTTGGCACGGCCCTGACGCCTGAACAGGTGAAGCGGCTTGGCGGTTTCTGTTCCAGCATCGATCTTATTTTCGACGGGGACGAGGCCGGCAGAAAAGCGGCCCTCAAAAGCTGTGAGATGATCCTGAGCCGGGGCATGCAATGCCGCGTGGTGCTCATGCCCGATGGCGAGGATGTGGACAGCCTGTTGCAGGGGCAGGGCACGGAAGCCTTTGAGCAGCAACTGCAGGCGGCGCCGGACGGTGTGGATTACTGCATGAGCACGGTTTCGCAGTGGGCTCCCCGCGAAGTGCTGGAATGGGTGACGAAATTTCTGGATTCTCTGGTGCAGCCTGAGCTGCGCTCGTTTTATATTTCCCGGCTTGCCAGTGGCTTGGGGCTTGATGAGGCGGATTTGCGCAGCACCATGGCTCCGAAGCGACCGGCCGCTACCCGATATGGCATAGAAAACGGTCCGGGCTGGCACCCAGAAGCGGGTGGCCGCACCGCAGGTGGACCGGCATATGCACAGCGGCAGGGCGGAAAGCCGAATCGTCAGTATCAGAATAGACAGGGTGATCGACAGGGATGGTCGGGGGCGCAGGCCCAGGCTCCTGCCGGACGCTCCGGTGGTCCTGCCGGGAACAGGGGAGGCGCACGTCGCCAGCCGTCTGTTCCGCAACCACCTGCGGTAAAGCCTTCGTTGGCGGTGCCGCTGGAAGAAACTGTTCTCTTGTTTTTAGTGCGTTATCCGCACCTGCAATCCGTACTTGAGGAGCACGGCGGGCGTGAATTGCTGCAGTCGCCGTGGGCAGAACGGTTGTGGGAGGCGGTCCTGGAATACGGTACAGGCGATGTCGCCATGTACCTTAGTGGAAAAGAAAAGGAATTTTGGATACGGAACAGGGTTGAAAGCTCGGTTCCGGCTGAAAAGGAACAGGAAGAGCTTCGTGATGTCTGCGAGTTTCTGGAACGAAACCGCCGCCAGCAGCAAGGGCAATCCCTCGTAGCCGCCATGCGGCATATGAAACAGGGTGGCGAACCGGACGCGGATATGGAATTTCTTCGTGTGTTAAAAGAATCCTTGGGGAGGTCCAATGGGGAATATTAA
- a CDS encoding thermonuclease family protein — MKSISVLRLRVAYASTAVVRLLTLFFVCAFVAVSATDASAGDAGKEQQIRAVVRFVPDGDTLVLAHGEVVRLLGIDAPEMGKNGASDQFYAAKARALLASMVLGNIVIVRPSSPSKDRYGRTLAEVMLPGGENVNEILVSEGAAMVYYHDDLPEGYFNSLLALQRRALKIRIGMWQVLKSMNTGGALYVANRRSMRLFTPSCDGAGRIARKNRVEFSSIDEAFAFGYSPARHCGIWPDQ, encoded by the coding sequence ATGAAAAGCATTTCTGTCTTACGGTTACGGGTTGCTTACGCGTCCACGGCGGTGGTACGCCTCCTCACTCTGTTTTTTGTATGCGCATTTGTTGCAGTCTCTGCTACAGATGCATCTGCGGGTGATGCCGGCAAAGAGCAGCAGATAAGGGCGGTGGTCCGTTTTGTGCCGGATGGCGATACCCTTGTCCTTGCTCATGGCGAGGTGGTCCGGCTGCTCGGGATAGATGCACCGGAAATGGGGAAAAATGGCGCGTCTGATCAGTTTTATGCCGCCAAGGCACGTGCGCTTCTTGCTTCCATGGTTCTGGGAAACATCGTGATCGTCAGACCTTCCTCTCCGTCCAAAGATCGTTACGGTCGCACTTTGGCTGAAGTCATGCTGCCGGGCGGGGAGAATGTGAACGAAATACTGGTCTCTGAGGGGGCTGCCATGGTTTATTATCATGACGATCTGCCCGAAGGGTATTTCAACTCCCTGCTTGCTTTGCAACGCAGAGCCTTGAAGATTCGTATCGGCATGTGGCAAGTTCTGAAAAGCATGAACACTGGTGGTGCGCTTTATGTAGCCAATCGTCGAAGTATGCGCCTGTTTACCCCGTCCTGTGATGGAGCGGGAAGAATAGCACGAAAGAACAGGGTTGAGTTTTCAAGCATTGATGAGGCGTTTGCGTTTGGGTATAGCCCCGCACGCCACTGCGGCATTTGGCCCGACCAATAG
- the rpoD gene encoding RNA polymerase sigma factor RpoD, translating to MGNIKDIQQIKTLIAKGKVSGFLTFDEVNKALPAEVNTPEQIEEIIGIFDQLDIAIVDTEKEGKAIAVTPSESDEDAGEVDIELTDDEDSADYATRSTDPVRMYLREMGAVPLLDRDGEVVIAKKIEMGEQDVLYALVEVPVAVEELIHVGDDLKENRIKLKDVVKTIEEDDPSEDELNQRERVIKLLDEIKSVYKKRKKIYLKLDECATLDKRVAGLQKEIISYKEEIVLRLRDIKLEKTLIDRIIETVEDYVRQMHNCQRDLSAYILSTGKTQADIQTLFSKLEEREINPVVAADELGLTVEELFSFKEMIMGKIEILKRLQEKCCHNVTDLEEVLWRIKRGNSAAMRAKQELIRSNLRLVVSIAKKYTNRGLQFLDLIQEGNIGLMKAVDKFEYQRGYKFSTYATWWIRQAITRAIADQARTIRIPVHMIETINKLIRTSRYLVQELGRDPTPEEIAERMDYPIDKVKKVLKIAKEPISLETPIGDEEDSSLGDFIEDKKAVAPAEEVVNTKLGEQIASVLADLTPREEQVLRKRFGIGEKSDHTLEEVGKLFNVTRERIRQIEAKALRKLRHPVRSQTLRSYYES from the coding sequence ATGGGGAATATTAAGGACATCCAGCAGATCAAAACCCTCATCGCCAAGGGTAAGGTCAGCGGCTTTTTGACTTTTGACGAGGTCAACAAGGCGCTGCCTGCCGAAGTCAACACGCCTGAGCAGATCGAAGAGATCATCGGCATCTTTGACCAGCTCGACATTGCCATTGTCGACACGGAAAAAGAAGGCAAGGCCATTGCCGTTACGCCCAGCGAGTCTGACGAGGATGCCGGTGAGGTCGATATTGAACTGACTGACGATGAAGATTCTGCCGATTACGCCACCCGCAGCACGGACCCCGTGCGCATGTATCTGCGGGAAATGGGAGCTGTGCCCCTGCTGGACCGTGACGGTGAAGTTGTCATCGCCAAGAAGATAGAAATGGGCGAGCAGGACGTACTGTACGCCCTTGTTGAAGTGCCCGTTGCTGTTGAAGAGCTTATCCATGTGGGTGACGACCTCAAGGAAAACCGCATCAAGTTGAAGGATGTGGTTAAAACCATTGAGGAAGATGATCCCAGCGAAGACGAGCTCAACCAGCGCGAACGCGTTATCAAGCTGCTTGATGAGATCAAGTCCGTCTACAAGAAGCGCAAGAAGATTTACCTGAAGCTGGACGAGTGCGCCACGCTGGACAAGCGTGTTGCCGGCCTGCAGAAGGAAATCATCAGCTACAAGGAAGAGATCGTCCTTCGTCTGCGCGACATCAAGCTGGAAAAGACGCTCATCGACCGCATTATCGAGACTGTGGAAGACTATGTGCGACAGATGCATAACTGTCAGCGCGATCTTTCCGCGTATATCCTTTCCACCGGCAAGACGCAGGCTGATATTCAGACCCTGTTCTCCAAGCTGGAGGAACGTGAAATCAATCCTGTTGTTGCTGCGGACGAGCTTGGCCTGACCGTGGAGGAGCTGTTCTCCTTCAAGGAAATGATCATGGGCAAGATCGAAATCCTCAAGCGCCTGCAGGAAAAGTGCTGTCACAACGTGACCGATCTTGAGGAAGTGCTCTGGCGCATCAAGCGCGGCAACAGCGCCGCCATGCGTGCCAAGCAGGAACTTATCCGTTCCAACCTGCGCCTCGTGGTGAGCATCGCCAAGAAGTACACCAACCGTGGCCTGCAGTTCCTCGACCTGATCCAGGAAGGCAACATCGGTCTCATGAAGGCGGTGGACAAGTTCGAATACCAGCGTGGCTACAAGTTCTCCACGTACGCCACATGGTGGATTCGTCAGGCCATCACCCGCGCTATTGCGGATCAGGCGCGCACCATCCGTATTCCGGTGCACATGATCGAAACGATCAACAAGCTTATCCGCACTTCCCGCTACCTTGTTCAGGAACTGGGACGTGACCCCACTCCTGAAGAAATTGCGGAGCGTATGGACTATCCCATCGACAAGGTGAAGAAGGTCCTCAAGATTGCCAAGGAGCCGATTTCTCTTGAAACTCCCATTGGCGACGAAGAAGATTCCAGCCTTGGCGATTTCATTGAAGACAAGAAGGCTGTTGCGCCTGCCGAAGAAGTGGTTAACACCAAGCTCGGCGAGCAGATTGCCAGCGTGCTGGCAGATCTGACTCCCCGTGAGGAGCAGGTACTGCGCAAGCGTTTCGGCATCGGCGAAAAGTCCGACCACACGCTGGAAGAAGTGGGCAAGCTCTTCAACGTTACTCGTGAACGTATCCGTCAGATCGAAGCCAAGGCGCTTCGAAAGCTTCGCCATCCTGTGCGTAGCCAGACGCTGCGTTCGTACTACGAAAGCTAG
- a CDS encoding GGDEF domain-containing protein, translated as MPLLDPQCNRATSCDFTQDGKFCEMLDKAGVPRDAKWRTLILYMRGLADYSYLSEMQKSQVQALLVDVLKQQDFSEERFSEVLMRDREILVAPYEQRLNAALQETVQLAEEFKRLMQRRKGDVKHLEARSVEAVTSGQDSAEIVSLLQATFREVINLMEQDMETLDQLSKTDALTGLNNRRAFDEVLERGIADWKDNNAPLALMMLDIDFFKDFNDEFGHRIGDQALTTVACLIRQSIAVFGSEGLEVHPCRYGGEEFAVILRGSSALIAEELASDIRKRMERYNFVIRDSNGDILRKGINITISSGIAEADPSWKGAYQENLIDAADKAMYYAKGAGRNRVAKCVPGVKSNTFVIVSGQ; from the coding sequence ATGCCTTTACTTGATCCTCAGTGCAACCGTGCAACTTCCTGTGACTTTACGCAGGATGGCAAATTCTGCGAGATGCTGGATAAAGCCGGAGTGCCGCGTGACGCAAAGTGGCGTACTCTGATTCTCTATATGCGCGGGTTGGCTGATTATTCCTATCTTTCCGAAATGCAGAAGAGTCAGGTTCAGGCCTTGCTGGTCGATGTGCTCAAGCAGCAGGACTTCAGCGAGGAGCGCTTCAGTGAAGTGCTCATGCGTGACCGGGAGATTCTTGTTGCTCCCTATGAGCAGCGTCTCAATGCTGCCCTGCAGGAAACGGTGCAGCTCGCCGAGGAATTCAAGCGGTTGATGCAGCGTCGCAAGGGTGATGTAAAGCATCTGGAGGCCCGTAGCGTGGAGGCCGTGACGAGCGGTCAGGATTCGGCAGAGATCGTTTCCTTGCTTCAAGCCACGTTCCGTGAGGTGATCAACCTGATGGAGCAGGATATGGAGACGCTGGATCAACTGAGCAAGACCGACGCGCTGACCGGACTCAATAACCGCCGTGCCTTTGACGAGGTGCTTGAGAGGGGCATTGCGGACTGGAAGGACAATAATGCTCCCCTTGCACTGATGATGCTCGATATCGACTTTTTTAAGGACTTCAATGACGAGTTTGGCCATCGCATAGGCGATCAGGCTCTCACTACGGTGGCATGTCTTATTCGTCAGTCCATTGCAGTTTTCGGCAGTGAAGGGCTTGAGGTGCATCCCTGCCGTTATGGCGGCGAGGAGTTTGCTGTCATTCTTCGTGGTTCCTCTGCGCTTATTGCCGAAGAGCTTGCCAGTGATATCCGCAAGCGCATGGAACGTTATAATTTTGTTATTCGCGACAGTAATGGGGATATTCTTCGAAAGGGGATCAATATCACCATTTCCAGCGGTATCGCCGAGGCAGACCCTTCATGGAAGGGGGCCTATCAGGAGAATTTGATCGATGCTGCGGATAAAGCGATGTATTATGCCAAGGGTGCCGGGCGTAACCGTGTTGCCAAATGCGTTCCCGGCGTCAAGTCAAATACCTTTGTGATTGTTTCCGGCCAATAG
- the ribB gene encoding 3,4-dihydroxy-2-butanone-4-phosphate synthase encodes MNQSLLSSFGTPFERVERALEALRNGQGVLVSDDEDRENEGDLIFSAEHLTQEQMAMLIRECSGIVCLCLTDEKVRQLKLPMMVEKNDSKHQTAFTVSIEAAEGVTTGVSAADRVRTIKAAASATAKPADLHRPGHVFPLRARDGGVLVRRGHTEATVDLMRLAGLEPCGVLCEVTNPDGSMARLPDIVELGKKYKMPVLTVEDVVQYRMEMERKAS; translated from the coding sequence ATGAATCAGTCATTGTTGTCCTCTTTCGGTACCCCGTTTGAGCGTGTTGAGCGTGCGCTGGAAGCGTTGCGCAACGGGCAGGGCGTACTTGTCTCTGACGATGAGGACAGAGAGAACGAGGGAGATCTCATCTTTTCCGCAGAGCATCTGACGCAGGAGCAGATGGCCATGCTTATCCGTGAGTGCAGTGGCATCGTCTGCCTGTGCCTGACGGATGAGAAAGTGCGCCAGCTCAAGCTGCCCATGATGGTGGAAAAGAACGACAGCAAACACCAGACGGCCTTTACGGTCAGCATTGAGGCTGCCGAAGGCGTAACCACCGGTGTTTCCGCAGCGGACCGCGTGCGTACGATCAAGGCCGCGGCATCCGCCACGGCCAAACCAGCCGACTTGCATCGTCCCGGGCACGTGTTTCCGCTTCGCGCCCGTGATGGCGGCGTGCTTGTCCGCCGTGGCCACACGGAGGCAACCGTTGACCTGATGCGCCTTGCAGGGCTCGAACCTTGCGGCGTACTGTGTGAAGTGACCAACCCGGACGGTTCCATGGCCCGTCTGCCGGACATTGTCGAACTGGGCAAGAAGTATAAAATGCCTGTTTTGACGGTTGAAGATGTGGTTCAGTACCGCATGGAGATGGAACGCAAGGCTTCTTAA